The following are from one region of the SAR324 cluster bacterium genome:
- a CDS encoding serine protease, producing the protein MQLTTKLRTVLVLGIILLLSSIQQGLAATPAEIYRKAVPAVVLLVSMEPNSKSRSKGTGSMITNRHVLTNAHVVLGDDGRPLDKTLVFYSFENPNDGIEQNFRKGRQAKVSHYSEKLDLALLEVEDPPKVKPLSLGPADGVQIGDPVLAIGHPENGGLWSLTSGRIGARIRNAEGVRGNHIFQTEASLNRGNSGGPLLNEDGQMIGVNTSIARKASDGLAITGINFAVQSDVAREWLQSVGLRLPKAMAVAANRPTPTPAPEKPVATAPETKPAATTAEATKPAATTATTKPAKPTPPAKETPAPVVVSTPPKAKEEPKLLTKPRPFRDDQLFDHISNQNYAEFSQQLEAEFEAFQKQQGQ; encoded by the coding sequence ATGCAACTCACTACAAAGCTACGAACCGTTTTGGTACTAGGGATAATTCTGTTGCTAAGCTCAATTCAGCAGGGATTAGCTGCAACTCCAGCAGAGATCTATCGGAAGGCAGTCCCAGCTGTGGTGTTGCTAGTCAGCATGGAACCTAATTCGAAGAGCCGTTCCAAGGGCACAGGTTCGATGATTACCAATCGGCATGTATTGACCAACGCTCATGTCGTCCTTGGGGATGATGGACGTCCACTGGACAAGACCCTGGTTTTTTACAGCTTTGAGAACCCCAACGACGGAATTGAGCAGAATTTCCGTAAGGGACGTCAAGCGAAAGTGAGCCATTATTCGGAGAAACTGGATCTGGCCCTGCTGGAAGTGGAAGATCCTCCCAAGGTGAAACCGCTTAGCTTGGGGCCAGCGGATGGAGTGCAGATTGGAGATCCAGTACTGGCGATCGGACATCCAGAAAATGGGGGGCTCTGGTCGCTGACTTCGGGACGAATCGGTGCAAGAATTCGGAACGCGGAAGGGGTACGTGGCAATCACATCTTCCAGACTGAGGCGAGTTTGAATCGTGGAAATTCTGGAGGACCACTGCTCAATGAGGACGGACAGATGATTGGAGTGAACACCAGCATTGCCCGTAAGGCTTCAGATGGTCTGGCAATCACGGGAATTAATTTTGCGGTGCAGAGTGATGTGGCACGAGAGTGGTTGCAGTCTGTGGGACTCCGGCTACCGAAGGCCATGGCAGTGGCTGCGAATCGACCAACTCCGACACCAGCTCCAGAAAAGCCTGTAGCAACTGCCCCAGAGACGAAGCCAGCTGCCACAACTGCCGAGGCAACCAAGCCTGCAGCTACCACAGCTACGACAAAACCCGCTAAGCCGACCCCTCCCGCCAAAGAGACTCCAGCTCCGGTCGTTGTCTCTACACCCCCAAAAGCCAAGGAGGAACCAAAGCTACTCACCAAGCCTCGTCCCTTCCGAGATGATCAATTGTTTGATCACATTTCCAACCAGAACTATGCTGAGTTCAGTCAGCAACTAGAAGCTGAGTTTGAAGCCTTCCAGAAGCAGCAGGGTCAGTAA